Sequence from the Kribbella aluminosa genome:
CGCGTCGGTGGTGCACTGTCCGTCGACGTCGCTGCGCTACGGAATGGTCCTCGATACCTTCGACCGCTTCACGGAGGCCGGCGTCAACGTGACGCTGGGCAGCGACAGTTTCCCGCCGGACCTCCTGAGGGCGATGGACGAAGGGTCCTGTCTGGCCAAGGTGCTCGAGCGCCGGCTTGATGCCGGTGACCTGGCGACGTACTTCCGGGCGGCCACCCTGCACGCCGCGCACGCTCTCGGCAGGGAGGACCTCGGCAGGCTTGCGCCGGGTGCGCAGGCGGACTTCGTCGCGCTGCGGCTCGACGACTTCCGGCTCGGGGTCGTCGACGACCCACTGCGCACGGTGGTGATGGCCGGCTCGCCCCGTGACGTCGCGCTGTCCGTCGTGGCTGGGCGCACGGTCGTCGAAGACGGTCAGCTGCCCGGCGTCGACCTTGCTGCCATGAAGGCCCGCGCACAGTCGCTCTTCGCGCGGATGCGAGCGGCCTACAGCACACGCGATGCGCTCGGGCGTGACCAGGCTGCGCTGTTTCCCCCGGTTTTCCGGCGCGTCGACCGCGCGCTCGGATCCTGCGTGTCAACGTCGTCATGACCTGGGAAGATGATCAGATGCCACCGCTGCCACACCAACTACCACTACTTGAGGACCGGTACTGATGACTGAGCCAAGGCAGGCCGAGGCGCCCGAGGCTCCGTACTTCGTGACAGCGGTCGCGCGAGCCATGCAGATCATGCAATCGTTCACGGCGGAGCGCCCCGAGCTGTCCTTCACCGAGGTAGGACACCTCACCGGGTTGAGCCGTGCGACGACGCGGAGAATTCTGCTCACCCTCCGGGATCTTGGATTCGTACACTCCGACGACGGGCGTGCGTTCCGGCTCGCCCCTCGAGTGCTCGGTCTTGGCTACAGCTACCTGTCCAGCACGCCGCTGCGAGACGTGGCGCGGCCCCACCTCGAACGGGTCGCCGGCGACCTCTACGAGACCGCGGGGCTGGCGATCCTCGACCTGCCTGACATCGTCTACATCGCGATCGCGATCAGCCCACGTCTCACCGGCGTGCGGATCAATCTGGGCACCCGCTTCCCGGCGCATGCCACAGCGGCGGGTCGTGCCCTGCTCGGCCACCTGCCTGCTGATGCCCTCGACACGTACCTGCACGGGTTACACCTGAACCGATCTTCGTCGACGCTGTCCAAGACGGCCCTGCGCGCGGAGCTCGAGCAGGCCAGGCTGAAACACTGGGTCATCACGACGAGCGAGATCGATGACGACCTCCAGGGAGTGGCAGCGCCGGTGCTCGATCGGACCGGCGTAGCCATCGCCTCGGTGAGCGTGTCGCTGCACAGCAGCAGGCAGAGCCTCGACGGCCTGGAGCACGACTTCATACCCGCCGTCATGGCCGCGGCGAAGCAGATCGAGTCGGACATGGCGGGCCGCATCCACCAATGACAGCGCCGTCGTGACCTGCACGCCCGCAGTCCGGGTGGATGCGCCAGGAACGGCGGATCGGGCGGAGACGCTCCCGTGATACGCCGAGCCGGCGATGATGATGCCGGCAGCATCCTGCAACGCGCGCACCAGTTGCCGCGCGGGTGGCATCCGGTCCGGACCGCACGGATCGTACATCGGCAGCTCCCGCAGGAACCGGCCGGCGAGGGCACGCGGAAGCACGCGCTGGTGGGACGTTGACAGGCGTCGATCAGTGTCGGCC
This genomic interval carries:
- a CDS encoding IclR family transcriptional regulator domain-containing protein, with protein sequence MTEPRQAEAPEAPYFVTAVARAMQIMQSFTAERPELSFTEVGHLTGLSRATTRRILLTLRDLGFVHSDDGRAFRLAPRVLGLGYSYLSSTPLRDVARPHLERVAGDLYETAGLAILDLPDIVYIAIAISPRLTGVRINLGTRFPAHATAAGRALLGHLPADALDTYLHGLHLNRSSSTLSKTALRAELEQARLKHWVITTSEIDDDLQGVAAPVLDRTGVAIASVSVSLHSSRQSLDGLEHDFIPAVMAAAKQIESDMAGRIHQ